TCGCCGCTGGCCAGCCGCGGCAGATACCGGGCGCGCTGCGCCGGAGTGCCGTCGACCACGATCCCCTCGGCGCCGATCCCGGTGTTGGTCCCGACCCGCGCCCGGAACGCCGGCGAGGCCTGCGACAGCTCCATCGCCGCCAGCACCAGCTCCTCGCACGTCATGCCGAGACCGCCGTATTCCTCAGGGATCGAGAACCCGAACAGCCCCAGCGCCCGCATCTCGTCCTCGAGCGCCGGCGGAATCCGGTCCTCGGCCTCGACCCGCGCCTCGTTCGGGACGCAGCGTTCGCGGACGAACCGGCGCAACGTGTCGAGCAACGCTTCGAACGATTCCGGGTCGCGGATCATGCTGGCTACCTTCCGGCGTGGTGGACTTTCACCGGTCGATCATACCGCGGCGGCGCGGGACGTCGCGCTCGCCCGGCGGCGGCCCGCGTGCCATGCTGGCGGACCACCAGCCGGAGCGGCAGATGACCGTGCGCGTCGCGCAGATATCGGACACCCATCTCAGCGAGACGCGGCCGTTCTTCCACGCCAATTTCGAGCGGGTCGCGGCGCATCTGCGGTCCGCCGCTCCCGATCTCGTCGTCAACAGCGGCGACCTCTCGCTCGACGGCGCCGACTCGGACGCCGACCTGCGACGCGCCAAGGAGATGCACGACGCCATCGGCCCGCCGTGGCTGGCGATCCCCGGCAACCACGACATCGGCGACAACCAGCGCGCCGTCGCCCGCCAACCGGTCAGCGACGAGCGGATCGCGCGCTATACCGCCGTGTTCGGCGCCGACCGGTGGACGCGCGACATCCCCGGCTGGCGACTGGTCGGCGTCAACGCACAGCTTCTGGGCGCCGACCTGCCGGCCGCCGCCGCGCAACGCGGCTTCGTGCGCGACGCCGTGGCCGGCGCCGAAGGACGGGCGATCGCCCTGTTCATCCATAAGCCGCTGTTCAACAGATCGGCGGCCGAGACGACCATCGGCGGGCGCTTCCTGCCGCCGGCGCCACGAGCGGAGCTGCTCGAGGCGATCGGCGGCGCCGACCTGCGGCTGGTCGCGTGCGGCCATGTCCACCAGCACCGCGTCACGCACGTCGACGGCGGCGAGCATGTCTGGGCGCCGTCGACGGCCTTCGTGCTGCCCGACTCGGTGCAGCCGGAATACGGCCGCAAGCTGATGGGCTACGTCGAGCACGATTTCCACGCCGACGGGCGGTTCGAGAGCCGCCTGGTCCAGCCCGAGGGGCTCGTGCGTCAAAATCTCGCCGACGTGCCCGCCGCCTACGGGAACATCAGGCCCCGGCAGCCGGCCGCCGGAAGCGCGCCGGCGATCACGCCATGATGCGGCGACGGGTACTTGTCGCCGGCGCCGCGGCGCTGGCGGCATCGCGGAACGCCGCGGTCAAAGCGCGGCCATCCGGCGTGACGATGATCTATGTGAGCGCGTGGGATTGTCCGCCCTGCCACGTCTGGCAACGGAAC
The genomic region above belongs to Rhodospirillales bacterium and contains:
- a CDS encoding metallophosphoesterase translates to MTVRVAQISDTHLSETRPFFHANFERVAAHLRSAAPDLVVNSGDLSLDGADSDADLRRAKEMHDAIGPPWLAIPGNHDIGDNQRAVARQPVSDERIARYTAVFGADRWTRDIPGWRLVGVNAQLLGADLPAAAAQRGFVRDAVAGAEGRAIALFIHKPLFNRSAAETTIGGRFLPPAPRAELLEAIGGADLRLVACGHVHQHRVTHVDGGEHVWAPSTAFVLPDSVQPEYGRKLMGYVEHDFHADGRFESRLVQPEGLVRQNLADVPAAYGNIRPRQPAAGSAPAITP